One window of Athalia rosae chromosome 2, iyAthRosa1.1, whole genome shotgun sequence genomic DNA carries:
- the LOC125500075 gene encoding serine-aspartate repeat-containing protein F-like produces MVKLIVLLVVFALCYQVAVATEVDTCEDDYSQGSVGDGGSGSNYDDDCVSDDNSGSGGSNYDDDCDDDDNSGSSGGKDDDDCVSDDNSGSGGSNYDDDCDDDDNSGSSGGKDDDDCDTDDNSGSGGSNYDDDCDDDDNSGSSGGKDDDDCDTDDNSGSGGSNYDDDCDDDDNSGSSGSKDDDDCDTDDNSGSGGSNYDDDCDDDDNHDDDDDCDDDGNDDDDDDCDDDGNDDDDDDCDDDGNDDDDDDCDDDGNDDDDDDCDDDGNDDDDDDCDDDGPLQQIEFVLCNGNQSMKGVFDSVLGWNHKHSLRKKVRPDWLSGSQYLE; encoded by the exons ATGGTGAAGCTGATTGTACTCCTCGTTGTGTTCGCACTCTGCTACCAGGTAGCAGTTGCGACGGAAGTCGATACCTGTGAAGATGACTACAGCCAAGGCAGTGTAGGTGACGGGGGCAGTGGTAGCAattacgacgacgactgcGTCAGCGATGACAACTCCGGGTCCGGCGGTAGCAATTACGATGACGActgcgatgacgatgacaacTCTGGGTCCAGTGGTGgcaaagacgacgacgactgcgTCAGCGATGACAACTCCGGGTCCGGCGGTAGCAattacgacgacgactgcgatgacgatgacaacTCTGGGTCCAGTGGTGGcaaagacgacgacgattgcGATACCGATGACAATTCTGGGTCCGGCGGTAGCAattacgacgacgactgcgatgacgatgacaacTCTGGGTCCAGTGGTGgcaaagacgacgacgactgcgaTACCGATGACAACTCCGGGTCCGGCGGTAGCAattacgacgacgactgcgatgacgatgacaacTCTGGGTCCAGTG GTAgcaaagacgacgacgactgcgaTACCGATGACAACTCCGGGTCCGGCGGTAGCAattacgacgacgactgcgatgacgatgacaaccatgatgatgacgatgactgCGATGACGATGgcaacgatgatgatgacgatgactgCGATGACGATGgcaacgatgatgatgacgatgactgCGATGACGATGgcaacgatgatgatgacgatgactgCGATGACGATGgcaacgatgatgatgacgatgactgCGATGACGATGgcaacgatgatgatgacgatgactgCGATGACGATG GTCCATTGCAGCAGATCGAATTT GTCTTGTGCAACGGGAACCAATCGATGAAAGGAGTTTTTGATTCGGTACTTGGATGGAATCATAAGCATtctctgagaaaaaaagttaggCCAGATTGGCTCAGTGGTTCGCAATATCTTGAGTAA
- the LOC105687737 gene encoding loricrin-like isoform X1, translating to MVKIILLFLVVTICYQVATGNPAPNLDGGGKGGKQDEDSCDEGQPLGFIGKLVTGVIEVVLGDETCDSGDNSGGSGGGNDGDDCDSGDNSGGSGGGNDGDDCDSGDNSGGSGGGNDGDDCDSGDNSSGSGGSKHDDDCDSDDNSGGSGGGDDGDDCDTGDNSSGSGGSKHDDDYDSDDNSGGSGGGNDGDDCDSGDNSGGSGGGNDGDDCDSGDNSSGSGGSKHDDDCDSDDNSGGSGGGDDGDDCDSGDNSGGGDDGDDGDDCDTGDDSGGSGGGDDGDDCDTGDDSGGGDDGDDCDTGDDSGGSGGGDDGDDCDTGDDSGGSGGGDDGDDCDTGDDSGGSGGGDDGDDCDTGDDSGGSGGGDDGDDCDTGDDSGGGDDGDDGDDCDTGDDSGGSGGGDDGDDCDTGDDSGGGDDGDDCDTGDDSGGGDDGDDGDDCDTGDDSGGSGGGDDGDDCDTGDDSGGGDDGDDGDDCDTGDDSGGGDDGDDGDDCDTGDDSGGGDDGDDCDTGDDSGGSGGGDDGDDCDTGDDSGGGDDGDDGDDCDTGDDSGGSGGGSGGDKDDDDCDSGDNSGGSGGGSSGGKDDDDCDSGDSSGGSGGGKDDDDCDSGDNSGGSGGGKNDDDCDSGDNSGGSGGGKNDDDCDSGDNSGGSGGGKNDDDCDSGDNSGGSGGGKDDDDCDSGDNSGGYGGGSSGGKDDDDCDSGDNSGGSGGGKDDDDCDSGDNSGGYGGGSSGGKDDDDCDSGDNSGGSGGGKDDDDCDSGDNSGGSGGGSSGGKDDDDCNSGDNSGGSGGGKDDDDCDSGDNSGGSGGGSSGGKDDDDCNSGDNSGGSGGGKDDDDCDSGDNSGGSGGDHGDESCEDGGVGGINHGKNVQMDPCDDTYIY from the exons atggtgaaaataattttactatTCCTTGTGGTTACCATTTGCTACCAGGTAGCTACTGGAAACCCGGCCCCAAATCTTGATGGTGGTGGCAAAGGAGGGAAGCAGGATGAGGATTCCTGTGACGAAGGTCAACCACTTGGATTCATCGGGAAATTAGTAACGGGGGTGATAGAAGTTGTGCTGGGTGACGAGACCTGCGACAGCGGTGACAACTCTGGTGGTTCCGGCGGTGGCAATGACGGCGATGATTGCGACAGCGGTGACAACTCTGGTGGTTCCGGCGGTGGCAATGACGGCGATGATTGCGACAGCGGTGACAACTCTGGTGGTTCCGGCGGTGGCAATGACGGCGATGATTGCGACAGCGGTGACAACTCTAGTGGTTCCGGCGGTAGCAAACACGACGATGATTGCGACAGCGATGACAACTCTGGTGGTTCCGGCGGTGGCGATGACGGCGATGATTGCGACACCGGTGACAACTCTAGTGGTTCCGGCGGTAGCAAACACGACGATGATTACGACAGCGATGACAACTCTGGTGGTTCCGGCGGTGGCAATGACGGCGATGATTGCGACAGCGGTGACAACTCTGGTGGTTCCGGCGGTGGCAATGACGGCGATGATTGCGACAGCGGTGACAACTCTAGTGGTTCCGGCGGTAGCAAACACGACGATGATTGCGACAGCGATGACAACTCTGGTGGTTCCGGCGGTGGCGATGACGGCGATGATTGCGACAGCGGTGACAACTCCGGCGGCGGCGATGATGGCGATGACGGCGATGATTGCGACACCGGTGACGACTCCGGTG GTTCCGGCGGCGGCGATGACGGCGATGATTGCGACACCGGTGACGACTCCGGTGGCGGCGATGATGGCGATGATTGCGACACCGGTGACGACTCCGGTGGTTCCGGCGGCGGCGATGACGGCGATGATTGCGATACCGGTGACGACTCCGGTGGTTCCGGCGGCGGCGATGATGGCGATGATTGCGACACCGGTGACGACTCCGGTGGTTCCGGCGGCGGCGATGACGGCGATGATTGCGATACCGGTGACGACTCCGGTGGTTCCGGCGGCGGCGATGACGGCGATGATTGCGACACCGGTGACGACTCCGGCGGCGGCGATGATGGCGATGACGGCGATGATTGCGACACCGGTGACGACTCCGGTGGTTCCGGCGGCGGCGATGACGGCGATGATTGCGACACCGGTGACGACTCCGGCGGCGGCGATGACGGCGATGATTGCGACACCGGTGACGACTCCGGCGGCGGCGATGACGGCGATGACGGTGATGATTGCGACACCGGTGACGACTCCGGTGGTTCCGGCGGCGGCGATGACGGCGATGATTGCGACACCGGTGACGACTCCGGCGGCGGCGATGATGGCGATGACGGCGATGATTGCGACACCGGTGACGACTCCGGCGGCGGTGATGATGGCGATGACGGCGATGATTGCGACACCGGTGACGACTCCGGTGGCGGCGATGATGGCGATGATTGCGACACCGGTGACGACTCCGGTGGTTCCGGCGGCGGCGATGACGGCGATGATTGCGACACCGGTGACGACTCCGGTGGCGGCGATGATGGCGATGACGGCGATGATTGCGACACCGGTGACGACTCCGGTGGTTCCGGCGG TGGTTCCGGCGGTGACAAAGACGACGATGATTGCGATAGCGGTGACAATTCCGGTGGTTCCGGCGGTGGTTCCAGCGGTGGCAAAGACGACGATGATTGCGACAGCGGTGACAGCTCCGGTGGTTCCGGCGGTGGCAAAGACGATGATGATTGCGACAGCGGTGACAACTCCGGTGGTTCCGGCGGTGGCAAAAACGATGATGATTGCGACAGCGGTGACAACTCCGGTGGTTCCGGCGGTGGCAAAAACGATGATGATTGCGACAGCGGTGACAACTCCGGTGGTTCCGGCGGTGGCAAAAACGATGATGATTGCGACAGCGGTGACAACTCCGGTGGTTCCGGCGGTGGCAAAGACGATGATGATTGCGACAGTGGTGACAATTCCGGTGGTTACGGCGGTGGTTCCAGCGGTGGCAAAGACGATGATGATTGCGACAGCGGTGACAACTCCGGTGGTTCCGGCGGTGGCAAAGACGATGATGATTGCGACAGTGGTGACAATTCCGGTGGTTACGGCGGTGGTTCCAGCGGTGGCAAAGACGATGATGATTGCGACAGCGGTGACAACTCCGGTGGTTCCGGCGGTGGCAAAGACGATGATGATTGCGACAGCGGTGACAATTCCGGTGGTTCCGGCGGTGGTTCCAGCGGTGGCAAAGACGACGATGATTGCAACAGCGGTGACAACTCCGGTGGTTCCGGCGGTGGCAAAGACGATGATGATTGCGACAGCGGTGACAACTCCGGTGGTTCCGGCGGTGGTTCCAGCGGTGGCAAAGACGACGATGATTGCAACAGCGGTGACAACTCCGGTGGTTCCGGCGGTGGCAAAGACGATGATGATTGCGACAGCGGTGACAACTCCGGTGGTTCCGGCGGTGATCATGGTGATGAGAGCTGTGAAGATGGAGGAGTCGGTGGTATCAACCACGGCAAAAATGTTCAAATGGATCCTTGTGATGACACTTATATCTATTAG
- the LOC105687736 gene encoding trichohyalin-like, translating into MAKLQVLLLVLLAINHQSLAKPGYATLSRNGNEYPDVFKYQSSHDTAYHGIQASKKDGVIGSTPNHPGTSRTARSYTDDRIVFIDEDQSDSEDYSYGNSEDESDESSEEDFSYEDYEGYDKEEEYSHEDEDKGDSENYENEDCDEANDNDYESEEVSDEEYSEEEDDHDVKGCGEKESEEHEESYEIRETYEGKESYETEESYETEEKYESEEKYESEESYETEESYESEEKYESEESYETEESYESEEKYESEESYETEESYESEEKYESEESYESEEKYESEESYETEESYESEEKYESEESYETEESYESEEKYESEESYETEESYESEEKYESEESYETEESYESEEKYESEESYETEESYESEEKYESEESYETEEKYETEEKYESEEKYESEEKYESEEKYESEEKYESEEKYESEEKYESEEKYESEEEYETEEKYESEEKYESEEKYESEEKYESEEEYETEEKYESEEKYESKEKYETEEKYETEEKYESEEKYESEEKYESKEKYESEEKYESEEKYKGEEKSESEEYHKSEKSHESEESYKSKESDESEECEESDKSEGSEDEKEHGEPKYYVANDEEQSETEIEETSKEKSDEGSAKKSEVKSEEEGTETNKEKIEGKIEEKSEVKSKEKSEEKIEEKSEVKSKEESEEKSEEKSEVKNKEKSEEKIEEKSEVKNKEKSEEKSEEKSEELTSRESEKDVDEEGVNKEQERSSEKEGDGNNEDRVNDKKEGNIIEEQEGVVKNENEKKQNDQENKEYEEDQEVRVDAKKN; encoded by the coding sequence ATGGCTAAGCTGCAGGTATTATTACTTGTACTCTTGGCTATTAACCATCAATCACTAGCGAAGCCTGGTTATGCGACTCTGTCGAGGAACGGCAATGAATATCCGGATGTGTTCAAATATCAATCGAGCCACGATACTGCATACCACGGGATCCAGGCTAGTAAAAAGGATGGTGTTATAGGATCGACGCCTAATCACCCAGGAACTTCCAGAACCGCGAGATCATACACAGATGATCGTATTGTGTTTATAGATGAGGATCAGAGCGATAGCGAGGATTATTCATATGGCAACTCGGAAGATGAAAGTGATGAGTCCAGTGAGGAGGATTTCAGCTATGAAGACTATGAAGGTTATGACAAAGAGGAGGAGTATAGTCATGAAGATGAGGATAAGGGGGATtcagaaaattatgaaaacgaAGATTGTGACGAAGCGAATGATAATGACTACGAGAGCGAAGAGGTTTCCGATGAGGAATATAGTGAAGAGGAGGATGACCATGACGTAAAAGGCTgtggtgaaaaagaaagtgaGGAGCACGAAGAATCGTACGAGATTAGAGAAACGTACGAGGGTAAAGAATCGTACGAGACTGAAGAATCGTACGAGACTGAAGAAAAGTACGAGAGTGAAGAAAAGTACGAGAGTGAAGAATCGTACGAGACTGAAGAATCGTACGAGAGTGAAGAAAAGTACGAAAGTGAAGAATCGTACGAGACTGAAGAATCGTACGAGAGTGAAGAAAAGTACGAAAGTGAAGAATCGTACGAGACTGAAGAATCGTACGAGAGTGAAGAAAAGTACGAAAGTGAAGAATCGTACGAGAGTGAAGAAAAGTACGAAAGTGAAGAATCGTACGAGACTGAAGAATCGTACGAGAGTGAAGAAAAGTACGAAAGTGAAGAATCGTACGAGACTGAAGAATCGTACGAGAGTGAAGAAAAGTACGAAAGTGAAGAATCGTACGAGACTGAAGAATCGTACGAGAGTGAAGAAAAGTACGAAAGTGAAGAATCGTACGAGACTGAAGAATCGTACGAGAGTGAAGAAAAGTACGAAAGTGAAGAATCGTACGAGACTGAAGAATCGTACGAGAGTGAAGAAAAGTACGAAAGTGAAGAATCGTACGAGACTGAAGAAAAGTACGAGACTGAAGAAAAGTACGAGAGTGAAGAAAAGTACGAGAGTGAAGAAAAGTACGAGAGTGAAGAAAAGTACGAGAGTGAAGAAAAGTACGAGAGTGAAGAAAAGTACGAGAGTGAAGAAAAGTACGAGAGTGAAGAAAAGTACGAGAGTGAAGAAGAGTACGAGACTGAAGAAAAGTACGAGAGTGAAGAAAAGTACGAGAGTGAAGAAAAGTACGAGAGTGAAGAAAAGTACGAGAGTGAAGAAGAGTACGAGACTGAAGAAAAGTAcgaaagtgaagaaaagtACGAGAGTAAAGAAAAGTATGAGACTGAAGAAAAGTACGAGACTGAAGAAAAGTACGAGAGTGAAGAAAAGTacgaaagtgaagaaaaatacgagagtaaagaaaagtacgaaagtgaagaaaagtacgaaagtgaagaaaaatacaagGGTGAAGAAAAGTCCGAGAGTGAAGAATATCATAAGAGTGAAAAATCGCACGAGAGTGAAGAATCGTATAAAAGTAAAGAATCAGACGAAAGTGAGGAGTGTGAGGAAAGCGATAAGTCAGAGGGGAGTGAGGATGAGAAGGAACATGGTGAGCCAAAATATTACGTGGCAAATGATGAGGAGCAGAGTGAAacagaaatcgaagaaacaaGTAAGGAAAAGAGTGACGAGGGAAGTGCGAAAAAGAGTGAGGTAAAGAGCGAGGAGGAGGGTACAGAAACGAACAaggagaaaattgaaggaaaaattgaagaaaagagtGAGGTAAAGAGCAAGGAGAAGAGTGAAGAAAAGATTGAAGAAAAGAGTGAGGTGAAAAGCAAGGAGgaaagtgaagaaaagagTGAAGAAAAGAGTGAGGTAAAGAACAAAGagaagagtgaagaaaaaattgaagaaaagagtGAGGTAAAGAACAAGGAGAAGAGTGAAGAAAAGAGTGAGGAAAAAAGCGAGGAGCTGACTAGCAGAGAAAGCGAGAAAGATGTAGACGAAGAAGGAGTGAATAAGGAGCAGGAGAGGAGTAGCGAGAAGGAGGGAGATGGTAATAATGAAGATCGCGTAAATGATAAAAAGGAAGGTAACATCATTGAGGAGCAGGAGGGTGTggtgaagaatgaaaatgagaagaaacaGAACGACCAGGAGAATAAGGAATATGAAGAGGATCAGGAAGTGAGAGTCGACGccaagaaaaactga
- the LOC105687737 gene encoding loricrin-like isoform X2, producing MVKIILLFLVVTICYQVATGNPAPNLDGGGKGGKQDEDSCDEGQPLGFIGKLVTGVIEVVLGDETCDSGDNSGGSGGGNDGDDCDSGDNSGGSGGGNDGDDCDSGDNSGGSGGGNDGDDCDSGDNSSGSGGSKHDDDCDSDDNSGGSGGGDDGDDCDTGDNSSGSGGSKHDDDYDSDDNSGGSGGGNDGDDCDSGDNSGGSGGGNDGDDCDSGDNSSGSGGSKHDDDCDSDDNSGGSGGGDDGDDCDSGDNSGGGDDGDDGDDCDTGDDSGGSGGGDDGDDCDTGDDSGGGDDGDDGDDCDTGDDSSGGDDGDDGDDCDTGDDSGGSGGGSGGDKDDDDCDSGDNSGGSGGGSSGGKDDDDCDSGDSSGGSGGGKDDDDCDSGDNSGGSGGGKNDDDCDSGDNSGGSGGGKNDDDCDSGDNSGGSGGGKNDDDCDSGDNSGGSGGGKDDDDCDSGDNSGGYGGGSSGGKDDDDCDSGDNSGGSGGGKDDDDCDSGDNSGGYGGGSSGGKDDDDCDSGDNSGGSGGGKDDDDCDSGDNSGGSGGGSSGGKDDDDCNSGDNSGGSGGGKDDDDCDSGDNSGGSGGGSSGGKDDDDCNSGDNSGGSGGGKDDDDCDSGDNSGGSGGDHGDESCEDGGVGGINHGKNVQMDPCDDTYIY from the exons atggtgaaaataattttactatTCCTTGTGGTTACCATTTGCTACCAGGTAGCTACTGGAAACCCGGCCCCAAATCTTGATGGTGGTGGCAAAGGAGGGAAGCAGGATGAGGATTCCTGTGACGAAGGTCAACCACTTGGATTCATCGGGAAATTAGTAACGGGGGTGATAGAAGTTGTGCTGGGTGACGAGACCTGCGACAGCGGTGACAACTCTGGTGGTTCCGGCGGTGGCAATGACGGCGATGATTGCGACAGCGGTGACAACTCTGGTGGTTCCGGCGGTGGCAATGACGGCGATGATTGCGACAGCGGTGACAACTCTGGTGGTTCCGGCGGTGGCAATGACGGCGATGATTGCGACAGCGGTGACAACTCTAGTGGTTCCGGCGGTAGCAAACACGACGATGATTGCGACAGCGATGACAACTCTGGTGGTTCCGGCGGTGGCGATGACGGCGATGATTGCGACACCGGTGACAACTCTAGTGGTTCCGGCGGTAGCAAACACGACGATGATTACGACAGCGATGACAACTCTGGTGGTTCCGGCGGTGGCAATGACGGCGATGATTGCGACAGCGGTGACAACTCTGGTGGTTCCGGCGGTGGCAATGACGGCGATGATTGCGACAGCGGTGACAACTCTAGTGGTTCCGGCGGTAGCAAACACGACGATGATTGCGACAGCGATGACAACTCTGGTGGTTCCGGCGGTGGCGATGACGGCGATGATTGCGACAGCGGTGACAACTCCGGCGGCGGCGATGATGGCGATGACGGCGATGATTGCGACACCGGTGACGACTCCGGTGGTTCCGGCGGCGGCGATGACGGCGATGATTGCGACACCGGTGACGACTCCGGCGGCGGCGATGATGGCGATGACGGCGATGATTGCGACACCGGTGACGACTCCAGCGGCGGCGATGACGGCGATGACGGTGATGATTGCGACACCGGTGACGACTCCGGTGGTTCCGG CGGTGGTTCCGGCGGTGACAAAGACGACGATGATTGCGATAGCGGTGACAATTCCGGTGGTTCCGGCGGTGGTTCCAGCGGTGGCAAAGACGACGATGATTGCGACAGCGGTGACAGCTCCGGTGGTTCCGGCGGTGGCAAAGACGATGATGATTGCGACAGCGGTGACAACTCCGGTGGTTCCGGCGGTGGCAAAAACGATGATGATTGCGACAGCGGTGACAACTCCGGTGGTTCCGGCGGTGGCAAAAACGATGATGATTGCGACAGCGGTGACAACTCCGGTGGTTCCGGCGGTGGCAAAAACGATGATGATTGCGACAGCGGTGACAACTCCGGTGGTTCCGGCGGTGGCAAAGACGATGATGATTGCGACAGTGGTGACAATTCCGGTGGTTACGGCGGTGGTTCCAGCGGTGGCAAAGACGATGATGATTGCGACAGCGGTGACAACTCCGGTGGTTCCGGCGGTGGCAAAGACGATGATGATTGCGACAGTGGTGACAATTCCGGTGGTTACGGCGGTGGTTCCAGCGGTGGCAAAGACGATGATGATTGCGACAGCGGTGACAACTCCGGTGGTTCCGGCGGTGGCAAAGACGATGATGATTGCGACAGCGGTGACAATTCCGGTGGTTCCGGCGGTGGTTCCAGCGGTGGCAAAGACGACGATGATTGCAACAGCGGTGACAACTCCGGTGGTTCCGGCGGTGGCAAAGACGATGATGATTGCGACAGCGGTGACAACTCCGGTGGTTCCGGCGGTGGTTCCAGCGGTGGCAAAGACGACGATGATTGCAACAGCGGTGACAACTCCGGTGGTTCCGGCGGTGGCAAAGACGATGATGATTGCGACAGCGGTGACAACTCCGGTGGTTCCGGCGGTGATCATGGTGATGAGAGCTGTGAAGATGGAGGAGTCGGTGGTATCAACCACGGCAAAAATGTTCAAATGGATCCTTGTGATGACACTTATATCTATTAG